The following are encoded in a window of Streptomyces sp. 11x1 genomic DNA:
- the ppdK gene encoding pyruvate, phosphate dikinase, whose translation MSENKDPHVGHVAQSVEGVKFVYDFTEGNKDLKDLLGGKGANLAEMTNLGLPVPPGFTITTEACKVYLDSGDEPAALRDEVTAHLVALEEKMGKKLGQADDPLLVSVRSGAKFSMPGMMDTVLNIGLSDKSVQGLAKQAGDDRFAWDSYRRLIQMFGKTVLGVDGDLFEEALEAAKAAKKVVVDTELEAADLKKLVTKFKKIVKTEAGRDFPQDPREQMDLAIKAVFDSWNGDRAKLYRRQERIPGDLGTAVNVCSMVFGNLGPDSGTGVAFTRDPASGHQGVYGDYLQNAQGEDVVAGIRNTVPLAELESIDKKSYDQLMQIMETLENHYKDLCDIEFTIERGQLWMLQTRVGKRTAGAAFRIATQLVDQGLIDEAEALQRVTGAQLAQLMFPRFDEDAKVAQVGRGIAASPGAAVGKAVFDSYTAVKWSRSGEKVILVRRETNPDDLDGMIAAEGILTSRGGKTSHAAVVARGMGKTCVCGAEELEVDTKRRRMTIPGGHVVEEGDLISIDGSSGKVYLGEVPVVPSPVVEYFEGRMHAGANDADELVEAVHRIMAFADRKRRLRVRANADNAEDALRARRFGAQGIGLCRTEHMFLGDRRELVERLILADTEAEREESLKALLPLQKQDFVELFSAMDGLPVTVRLLDPPLHEFLPDITELSVRVALAESRQEPHENELRLLQAVHRLHEQNPMLGLRGVRLGLVIPGLFTMQVRAIAEAAAERKNAKGDPRAEIMIPLVGTVQELEIVREEADAVIAEVEAATGVTLKLSIGTMIELPRAALTAGQIAEAAEFFSFGTNDLTQTVWGFSRDDVEASFFTAYLEKGIFGVSPFETIDKDGVGSLVKLAAEAGRATRPDLKLGVCGEHGGDPESVHFFHEVGLDYVSCSPFRIPVARLEAGRAASQSTGSDHR comes from the coding sequence GTGTCGGAAAACAAAGATCCCCACGTAGGCCACGTAGCTCAGAGCGTTGAGGGCGTGAAGTTTGTTTATGACTTCACCGAAGGCAACAAGGACCTCAAGGACCTCCTCGGTGGCAAGGGCGCGAACCTCGCCGAGATGACCAACCTCGGGCTCCCCGTGCCTCCCGGCTTCACCATCACCACCGAGGCCTGCAAGGTCTACCTCGACAGCGGCGACGAGCCCGCGGCGCTCCGTGACGAGGTCACCGCCCATCTCGTCGCCCTCGAAGAGAAGATGGGCAAGAAGCTCGGCCAGGCCGACGACCCGCTCCTCGTCTCGGTTCGCTCCGGCGCGAAGTTCTCGATGCCGGGCATGATGGACACCGTTCTGAACATTGGATTGTCAGATAAGTCGGTCCAGGGCTTGGCCAAGCAGGCCGGCGACGACCGCTTCGCCTGGGACTCCTACCGCCGCCTCATCCAGATGTTCGGCAAGACGGTCCTCGGCGTCGACGGCGACCTCTTCGAGGAGGCGCTGGAGGCGGCCAAGGCGGCCAAGAAGGTCGTCGTCGACACCGAGCTGGAGGCGGCCGACCTCAAGAAGCTCGTCACCAAGTTCAAGAAGATCGTCAAGACCGAGGCCGGCCGGGACTTCCCCCAGGACCCGCGCGAGCAGATGGATCTCGCCATCAAGGCCGTCTTCGACTCCTGGAACGGTGACCGCGCCAAGCTCTACCGCCGCCAGGAGCGCATCCCCGGCGACCTCGGCACGGCGGTCAACGTCTGTTCCATGGTCTTCGGCAACCTGGGCCCCGACTCCGGCACCGGCGTCGCCTTCACCCGCGACCCCGCCTCCGGCCACCAGGGCGTCTACGGCGACTACCTGCAGAACGCCCAGGGCGAGGACGTGGTCGCGGGCATCCGCAACACCGTCCCCCTGGCCGAGCTGGAGTCGATCGACAAGAAGTCGTACGACCAGCTGATGCAGATCATGGAGACCCTGGAGAACCACTACAAGGATCTCTGCGACATCGAGTTCACCATCGAGCGCGGCCAGCTGTGGATGCTGCAGACCCGCGTCGGCAAGCGCACCGCGGGCGCGGCCTTCCGCATCGCGACCCAGCTGGTGGACCAGGGCCTCATCGACGAGGCGGAGGCCCTCCAGCGGGTCACCGGCGCCCAGCTCGCGCAGCTGATGTTCCCCCGCTTCGACGAGGACGCGAAGGTCGCCCAGGTCGGCCGCGGCATCGCCGCCTCCCCGGGCGCGGCGGTCGGCAAGGCGGTCTTCGACTCGTACACGGCCGTGAAGTGGTCGCGCTCGGGCGAGAAGGTCATCCTGGTCCGCCGCGAGACCAACCCCGACGACCTCGACGGCATGATCGCGGCCGAGGGCATCCTGACCTCGCGCGGCGGCAAGACCTCCCACGCGGCCGTGGTCGCGCGCGGCATGGGCAAGACCTGCGTGTGCGGCGCGGAGGAACTGGAAGTCGACACCAAGCGCCGCCGCATGACGATCCCCGGCGGTCATGTGGTGGAGGAGGGTGACCTCATCTCCATCGACGGTTCGAGCGGCAAGGTGTACCTGGGCGAGGTGCCCGTGGTCCCCTCTCCGGTCGTGGAGTACTTCGAGGGCCGGATGCACGCCGGCGCCAACGACGCCGACGAACTGGTCGAGGCCGTCCACCGGATCATGGCCTTCGCCGACCGCAAGCGCCGGCTCCGCGTCCGCGCAAACGCCGACAACGCCGAGGACGCGCTGCGCGCCCGCCGCTTCGGCGCACAGGGCATCGGCCTGTGCCGTACGGAGCACATGTTCCTCGGCGACCGCCGCGAGCTGGTCGAGCGCCTGATCCTGGCCGACACGGAGGCGGAGCGCGAGGAGTCCCTGAAGGCCCTGCTCCCGCTGCAGAAGCAGGACTTCGTCGAACTCTTCTCCGCGATGGACGGCCTCCCGGTCACGGTCCGTCTGCTGGACCCGCCGCTGCACGAGTTCCTCCCCGACATCACGGAACTGTCGGTCCGCGTGGCCCTCGCGGAGTCCCGCCAGGAGCCGCACGAGAACGAGTTGCGGTTGTTGCAGGCAGTGCATCGCCTGCACGAGCAGAACCCGATGCTGGGCCTGCGGGGTGTACGCCTCGGCCTGGTCATCCCCGGCCTGTTCACGATGCAGGTCCGTGCCATCGCGGAGGCGGCCGCCGAGCGCAAGAACGCGAAGGGCGACCCGCGCGCCGAGATCATGATCCCGCTCGTGGGCACGGTCCAGGAGCTGGAGATCGTCCGCGAGGAGGCGGACGCGGTGATCGCGGAGGTCGAGGCGGCGACGGGCGTGACGCTGAAGCTGTCGATCGGCACGATGATCGAACTGCCGCGGGCCGCGCTGACCGCCGGTCAGATCGCGGAGGCGGCGGAGTTCTTCTCCTTCGGCACGAACGACCTGACGCAGACGGTGTGGGGCTTCAGCCGCGACGACGTCGAGGCGTCCTTCTTCACCGCGTACCTGGAGAAGGGCATCTTCGGGGTGTCGCCGTTCGAGACGATCGACAAGGACGGCGTGGGCTCCCTGGTGAAGCTGGCGGCGGAGGCGGGCCGTGCGACCCGCCCCGACCTCAAGCTCGGCGTCTGCGGTGAGCACGGCGGTGACCCGGAGTCCGTCCACTTCTTCCACGAGGTCGGACTCGACTACGTCTCCTGCTCCCCGTTCCGCATTCCCGTGGCTCGCCTGGAGGCGGGGCGGGCTGCGTCGCAGTCGACGGGGAGTGACCACCGGTAG
- a CDS encoding sigma-70 family RNA polymerase sigma factor: MDTAAIDRFEAGRGRLASLAYRLLGSAADAEDAVQDAFLRWQAADRDHIEVPEAWLTKVVTHLCLDRLRSAQARHERAVGDWLPEPLLEGDPMLGPAETVEQRESVSLAVLTLMERLSPVERAAYVLREAFAYPHAEIAGILDITESASQQHVHRARRRVAAERRGGDAVDPATARKVVEEFLAAATSGRTERLVELLTADAIAVSDGAGLARRLLRYRTPERIASLVRAGFRPTAAKRRMAGGNPTMHLTLLNGSPAVVAVVEGRVVGAVAFEVASGKVAYMCGVAAAHRLGRLNEAWQRYEPGAPIASAW, encoded by the coding sequence ATGGACACCGCAGCCATCGACCGATTCGAGGCCGGCCGGGGACGGCTGGCCTCGCTCGCGTACCGTCTGCTCGGCTCGGCGGCCGACGCCGAGGACGCCGTACAGGACGCGTTCCTGCGCTGGCAGGCCGCGGACCGGGACCACATCGAGGTACCGGAGGCATGGCTGACGAAGGTCGTCACCCATCTCTGCCTCGACCGGCTCCGCTCGGCGCAGGCCCGCCACGAGCGGGCGGTCGGGGACTGGCTGCCCGAGCCGCTCCTCGAAGGCGACCCGATGCTCGGCCCCGCCGAGACCGTGGAGCAGCGCGAATCGGTGTCCCTGGCCGTACTGACCCTCATGGAGCGCCTCTCACCGGTCGAGCGGGCCGCCTACGTCCTGCGCGAGGCCTTCGCGTATCCCCACGCCGAGATCGCCGGAATCCTCGACATCACCGAGTCCGCGAGCCAGCAGCATGTGCACCGGGCCCGGCGCCGGGTCGCCGCCGAGCGCCGCGGCGGCGACGCCGTGGATCCGGCGACCGCGCGCAAGGTCGTGGAGGAGTTCCTCGCCGCGGCCACGTCGGGGCGCACCGAACGGCTGGTGGAGCTGCTCACCGCCGACGCGATCGCGGTCTCGGACGGGGCCGGGCTGGCCAGGCGGCTGCTGCGCTACCGGACGCCCGAGCGCATCGCGTCCCTCGTGCGGGCCGGCTTCAGGCCGACTGCGGCGAAGCGGCGGATGGCGGGCGGCAACCCCACGATGCACCTCACGCTGCTCAACGGTTCCCCGGCCGTCGTCGCCGTGGTCGAGGGGCGGGTGGTGGGGGCGGTGGCGTTCGAAGTCGCAAGCGGCAAGGTCGCGTACATGTGCGGGGTCGCCGCCGCGCACCGGCTGGGTCGCCTGAACGAGGCGTGGCAGCGGTATGAGCCGGGGGCGCCGATCGCGAGCGCGTGGTGA
- a CDS encoding FAD-dependent oxidoreductase, translating into MKHRIVVLGAGYAGAFAAGNLARRLSPADTEITVVNAAPDFVERMRLHQLASGQELTPRPLADVFAGTGARLRVARVTGIDPERRTVTVTEETGAAGAIGADQARREAEAEAADEAGDRELPYDTLLYALGSSVAHHGVSGVAEHAYDVTGRSSALRLRERLAGLGEGGTVLVVGEGLTGIETATEFAESRPDLSVALVARGELGAWLSPKARRHLRRAFDRLGVTVHEHTTVEAVEPTRAITADGTVIPADVTVWSAGFAVHPLAAAAGLRVAETGQILVDRTMRSVSHPDVYAAGDCAYAIGENGRPLPMSCASAGYTNMQATAAIIARLTGREIPTVGLKYHGNHISLGRRDAIFQMVDEEVRSKSWYLGGRTAARLKASVLKGAALGIAHPTFGVPKRRQRLAAGAERGGVRAAGAGVEAAGANSAA; encoded by the coding sequence ATGAAGCACCGCATCGTCGTCCTCGGCGCCGGATACGCCGGAGCCTTCGCCGCCGGGAACCTGGCCCGTCGGCTCTCCCCCGCCGACACCGAGATCACCGTGGTCAACGCCGCGCCCGACTTCGTCGAGCGGATGCGGCTCCACCAGCTCGCGAGCGGCCAGGAACTCACGCCCCGCCCGCTCGCCGACGTGTTCGCCGGCACCGGGGCGAGGCTCCGCGTGGCGCGCGTCACCGGCATCGATCCCGAGCGGCGGACAGTCACCGTGACGGAGGAGACCGGCGCGGCGGGGGCGATCGGGGCAGACCAGGCGCGCAGGGAGGCGGAGGCGGAGGCGGCCGACGAGGCCGGGGACCGCGAGCTCCCGTACGACACCCTCCTCTACGCGCTCGGCAGTTCCGTGGCCCACCATGGCGTGAGCGGTGTGGCCGAGCACGCCTACGACGTGACCGGCAGGTCCTCGGCGTTGCGGCTGCGTGAGCGTCTGGCCGGGCTGGGCGAGGGCGGCACGGTGCTGGTCGTCGGCGAGGGGCTGACCGGCATCGAGACCGCCACCGAGTTCGCCGAGTCCCGGCCCGACCTCTCGGTCGCGCTCGTCGCCCGCGGGGAGCTGGGCGCCTGGCTCTCCCCGAAGGCCCGCAGGCATCTGCGCCGGGCCTTCGACCGGCTCGGCGTCACCGTCCACGAGCACACCACGGTCGAAGCCGTCGAGCCGACACGGGCGATCACCGCCGACGGTACGGTCATCCCGGCCGACGTGACGGTCTGGTCGGCGGGGTTCGCCGTGCACCCGCTCGCGGCCGCGGCCGGCCTCCGGGTGGCCGAGACCGGCCAGATACTCGTCGACCGCACCATGCGCTCGGTGTCGCACCCGGACGTCTACGCCGCCGGTGACTGCGCCTACGCAATCGGGGAGAACGGCCGCCCGCTGCCGATGTCCTGCGCCTCGGCCGGCTACACCAACATGCAGGCGACTGCCGCGATCATCGCGCGTCTGACGGGCCGCGAGATCCCGACGGTCGGGCTGAAGTACCACGGCAACCACATCAGCCTCGGGCGGCGGGACGCGATCTTCCAGATGGTGGACGAGGAGGTCAGGTCGAAGTCCTGGTACCTGGGCGGCCGAACCGCCGCGCGCCTCAAGGCGAGCGTCCTCAAGGGGGCGGCGCTGGGCATCGCCCACCCGACCTTCGGAGTACCGAAGCGACGGCAGCGGCTGGCCGCCGGGGCCGAACGGGGTGGAGTGCGGGCGGCGGGAGCCGGCGTGGAGGCCGCCGGTGCGAACTCCGCGGCGTGA
- a CDS encoding alkaline phosphatase PhoX, producing the protein MERRTLLRAAVLGGTSTVLGGTLWRGAAYAAPAQPGPGPYGALGSPDANGIRLPSGFTSRVIARSGQTVPGTSYTWHNAPDGGACYADGSGWIYVSNSEINPSGGASAVRFSPTGAVTSAYRILSGTRQNCAGGRTPWNTWLSCEEVDRGYVYETDPWGTKAAVRRDAMGRFKHEAAAADPTRGVVYLTEDVSDGCFYRFRPTTWGDLSSGTLEVLVAGTATSGPVTWSRVPDPTGATATRNQVSGAKRFNGGEGCHYADGTCWFTTKGDNRVWQYDAAAQTIELAYDDSLVTGGTAPLTGVDNITSTGSGDLYVAEDGGSMEICLITPNDTIAPFLRIDGQSASEITGPAFSPDGRRIYFSSQRGTSGSSSGGITYEVTGPFRSA; encoded by the coding sequence GTGGAACGTCGTACTCTCCTGCGCGCGGCCGTACTCGGCGGCACGTCGACCGTCCTCGGCGGCACCCTGTGGCGCGGCGCCGCGTACGCCGCGCCCGCCCAGCCCGGTCCCGGCCCCTACGGGGCGCTCGGCTCGCCGGACGCCAACGGCATCCGGCTGCCGAGCGGGTTCACGAGCCGGGTGATCGCCCGGTCCGGCCAGACGGTCCCCGGGACGTCGTACACCTGGCACAACGCCCCCGACGGCGGCGCCTGTTACGCGGACGGCAGCGGGTGGATCTACGTCTCCAACTCAGAGATCAATCCGTCCGGCGGCGCGAGCGCGGTGCGCTTCTCGCCGACGGGCGCGGTGACGTCGGCGTACCGGATCCTGTCCGGCACGCGCCAGAACTGCGCCGGCGGGCGGACGCCCTGGAACACCTGGCTGTCCTGCGAGGAGGTGGACCGGGGTTACGTCTACGAGACGGACCCGTGGGGCACGAAAGCGGCGGTCCGCCGGGACGCGATGGGCCGTTTCAAGCACGAGGCGGCGGCCGCCGACCCCACCCGGGGTGTCGTCTACCTGACCGAGGACGTCTCCGACGGCTGCTTCTACCGCTTCCGGCCCACGACCTGGGGCGACCTGTCGTCGGGCACGCTGGAGGTACTGGTGGCCGGTACCGCCACCAGCGGGCCGGTGACCTGGTCCCGGGTCCCGGACCCCACCGGCGCCACCGCCACCCGTAACCAGGTGTCCGGCGCCAAGCGCTTCAACGGCGGCGAGGGGTGCCACTACGCCGACGGCACCTGCTGGTTCACGACCAAGGGCGACAACCGCGTCTGGCAGTACGACGCCGCCGCGCAGACCATCGAACTCGCCTACGACGACTCGCTGGTCACCGGCGGAACGGCACCGCTCACCGGGGTCGACAACATCACGAGCACCGGCTCGGGGGACCTCTACGTCGCCGAGGACGGCGGCAGCATGGAGATCTGCCTCATCACCCCGAACGACACCATCGCCCCCTTCCTCCGCATCGACGGCCAGTCCGCCTCCGAGATCACCGGCCCCGCCTTCTCCCCCGACGGCCGCCGTATCTACTTCTCCAGCCAGCGCGGGACCAGCGGCAGTTCATCGGGCGGGATCACCTACGAGGTGACGGGGCCTTTCCGGTCCGCGTAA
- a CDS encoding HAMP domain-containing sensor histidine kinase, producing the protein MTRRLLLSYLSLAALVLLGLEIPLGFVYSRAERERIVNSANDEAESVAAFAALSLAAHRPGELAERARHCAQRIGGKVVIVDADGELLASSHSLSAEEKRSLASLPEISAALRGRATTDVRTTTTGGVHYLSVAAPVGHATADTDSDRDTGSDTTPDLDPDSDSGSGSGSGSGSGDDAGPESDSGIASVSYARPVSEPGRETGASAQGAVRITLPTTMVHARVFAVWLLLALAGLAVLTGVAAVAFTFARWTGRPIRQLEEATHRLAEGGTATSVVVTSGPPEVRSLAAAFNTTAARLEHLLASQRAFAGEASHQLKTPLAALRLRLENLEPDIARRARPSLDAAVTETDRLARMVEGLLAMARLEESAAIPAPVDLGAICAERHRTWGPLFERERVSLVLFAGAVGPVTAVPGAVEQILDNLLSNALRASPAGSTVTMELRLLVPARRALRDARPHWVDLHVTDEGPGMTAEQRARAFDRFWRAPGAPKGGTGLGLSLVQRLAHASGGEVTLREAATGGLDAVVRLPSAEPPGPVHSHGHGFGGRPGHRRREAPPLPA; encoded by the coding sequence ATGACCCGACGTCTGCTGCTGAGTTACCTCAGTCTCGCCGCCCTGGTCCTGCTCGGCCTGGAGATCCCGCTGGGCTTCGTCTACTCCCGGGCGGAGCGCGAGCGGATCGTCAACTCGGCCAACGACGAGGCCGAGTCGGTGGCCGCGTTCGCCGCGCTGTCGCTCGCCGCCCACCGCCCGGGCGAACTCGCCGAACGGGCCAGGCACTGCGCCCAGCGCATCGGCGGGAAGGTCGTCATCGTCGACGCGGACGGTGAACTGCTGGCCTCCTCCCACTCCTTGTCCGCCGAGGAGAAGCGGTCCCTCGCCTCCCTCCCCGAGATCTCCGCCGCGCTGCGGGGGCGCGCCACCACGGACGTACGGACCACGACGACGGGCGGTGTCCACTACCTGTCCGTGGCGGCCCCGGTGGGTCACGCGACCGCGGACACCGACTCCGACAGGGACACGGGCTCCGACACGACCCCCGACCTCGACCCCGACTCCGACTCCGGCTCCGGCTCCGGCTCCGGCTCCGGCTCGGGAGACGACGCGGGCCCGGAGAGCGACTCGGGTATCGCCTCGGTGTCGTACGCGCGGCCCGTCTCGGAGCCCGGTCGGGAAACGGGCGCGTCGGCGCAGGGGGCCGTGCGCATCACGCTCCCGACCACCATGGTGCACGCCCGCGTGTTCGCGGTCTGGCTGCTGCTGGCGCTCGCCGGACTCGCCGTGCTCACCGGCGTCGCCGCCGTGGCGTTCACGTTCGCGCGCTGGACGGGGCGCCCCATCCGGCAGTTGGAGGAGGCCACGCACCGGCTGGCCGAGGGCGGTACGGCGACGAGCGTGGTGGTCACCTCGGGCCCGCCGGAGGTACGGAGTCTGGCGGCGGCCTTCAACACGACCGCGGCCCGCCTCGAGCATCTGCTGGCCTCCCAGCGGGCGTTCGCCGGTGAGGCCTCGCACCAGCTGAAGACCCCGCTCGCGGCCCTGCGGCTACGGCTGGAGAACCTGGAGCCGGACATAGCCCGGCGCGCCCGGCCGAGCCTCGACGCCGCCGTCACCGAGACCGACCGGCTGGCCCGGATGGTCGAGGGGCTGCTGGCGATGGCCCGTCTGGAGGAGTCGGCGGCCATTCCGGCACCGGTCGACCTGGGGGCTATCTGCGCGGAACGGCACCGTACGTGGGGGCCGTTGTTCGAACGCGAGAGGGTCTCCCTGGTCCTCTTCGCGGGTGCGGTGGGGCCGGTGACGGCCGTTCCCGGAGCCGTGGAGCAGATCCTCGACAACCTCCTCTCCAACGCCCTGCGCGCCTCCCCGGCGGGCAGCACGGTCACCATGGAGCTACGGCTCCTCGTCCCGGCCCGCAGGGCACTGCGCGACGCCCGGCCCCACTGGGTCGATCTGCACGTCACCGACGAGGGTCCCGGTATGACGGCGGAGCAGCGCGCCCGCGCGTTCGACCGCTTCTGGCGCGCCCCCGGCGCGCCCAAGGGCGGCACCGGGCTCGGCCTCTCCCTGGTCCAGCGGCTCGCCCACGCCAGTGGTGGTGAGGTGACGCTGCGGGAGGCGGCCACGGGCGGCCTTGACGCGGTCGTCCGCCTGCCGTCGGCCGAGCCGCCGGGACCGGTCCACAGCCACGGCCACGGGTTCGGAGGACGTCCCGGGCATCGACGTCGCGAGGCACCGCCGCTACCGGCCTGA
- a CDS encoding winged helix-turn-helix domain-containing protein, whose product MGGPAYRTPAYGSPVHEPPAFEPYEPPMYEQAPPAPRAPSGGAAADVGSAPPPGPLVVDRRTRQVWVGEVPVALTPKEFELLALLTEDPGAVYSRQQILNRVWDDHYQGPTKTLDVHVATLRRKLGDPAWIQTLRGVGFRLAVRAPGPGQAHGGGRGPGTRSATESRAGTGRHRTPEARAS is encoded by the coding sequence ATGGGCGGCCCTGCGTACCGCACTCCGGCGTACGGCAGCCCGGTCCACGAGCCCCCGGCCTTCGAGCCCTACGAGCCCCCCATGTACGAGCAGGCGCCGCCCGCACCCCGCGCCCCTTCCGGCGGCGCGGCGGCCGACGTCGGTTCGGCCCCGCCGCCCGGTCCGCTCGTCGTGGACCGGCGGACCCGGCAGGTGTGGGTGGGCGAGGTCCCGGTCGCGCTGACGCCCAAGGAGTTCGAACTGCTGGCGCTGCTCACCGAGGACCCCGGCGCGGTCTACTCCCGGCAGCAGATCCTCAACCGCGTCTGGGACGACCACTACCAGGGTCCGACCAAGACACTGGACGTCCATGTCGCCACCCTGCGGCGCAAGTTGGGCGACCCGGCGTGGATCCAGACCCTGCGCGGTGTGGGCTTCCGGCTCGCCGTACGCGCTCCGGGGCCGGGCCAGGCGCACGGCGGCGGACGCGGACCGGGGACGAGGTCCGCGACGGAGTCGAGGGCGGGCACGGGGAGGCATCGCACGCCCGAGGCCAGGGCGTCATGA
- a CDS encoding carbonic anhydrase, with translation MKALLDRARSFKRRVDFESDEYRKLAVGQFPEALFITCSDSRVIPALITGARPGEIFELRNAGNIVPPHDAYGAASGEAATIEYALEVLDVQDIVVCGHSHCGAMGALKYGADLSGLPRVDAWLDYARPALEPVLGDATGSDNTSSDSIGRDSASSEDPALREVVQLNIRNQLAVLRDYPVARQQLDAGRLRLHGWYYEVDTGKVHELDADGDFQVHGS, from the coding sequence ATGAAGGCGTTGCTGGATCGCGCCCGGTCGTTCAAACGGCGGGTCGACTTCGAGAGCGACGAATACCGAAAACTCGCCGTCGGGCAATTTCCCGAGGCGCTGTTCATTACCTGCTCGGATTCGCGGGTGATTCCCGCGCTGATCACCGGGGCGCGGCCCGGCGAGATATTCGAGCTGCGAAATGCGGGCAACATCGTGCCGCCGCACGACGCGTACGGGGCCGCCTCCGGCGAGGCCGCCACCATCGAGTACGCGCTGGAGGTGCTCGACGTTCAGGACATCGTGGTGTGTGGTCATTCCCACTGCGGTGCGATGGGCGCACTGAAGTACGGCGCGGACCTGTCCGGGCTGCCCCGGGTGGACGCCTGGCTCGACTACGCCAGGCCCGCGCTCGAACCGGTCCTGGGGGATGCCACCGGCAGTGACAACACCAGCAGTGACAGCATCGGCAGGGACAGTGCCTCGTCCGAGGATCCCGCCCTGCGTGAGGTCGTCCAGCTCAACATCCGCAACCAGCTGGCCGTCCTGCGGGACTACCCGGTCGCCAGGCAGCAACTCGACGCCGGACGCTTGCGGTTGCACGGCTGGTACTACGAGGTCGACACCGGCAAGGTGCACGAACTCGACGCGGACGGCGACTTCCAGGTGCACGGCTCATGA